One window of Candidatus Nitrospira kreftii genomic DNA carries:
- a CDS encoding Virulence-associated protein A has translation MAQKEIKIGMKPSHPGAFIRAEVIDELGLSMSKAAEILRVRRATLSDLLNEKSSLTPEMALRMEKAFHLNMDMLLRMQAWYDATEMRKHAGKIKVDPYVAA, from the coding sequence ATGGCGCAGAAAGAGATCAAAATCGGCATGAAGCCCTCACACCCTGGGGCCTTCATCAGAGCTGAGGTTATTGACGAGTTGGGATTGAGTATGAGCAAAGCCGCAGAAATTCTGCGCGTGCGGCGTGCCACGCTGTCCGACTTGCTGAACGAAAAATCCTCGCTCACACCTGAAATGGCGTTGCGTATGGAGAAGGCCTTTCATCTCAACATGGACATGCTCCTACGCATGCAGGCCTGGTATGACGCCACCGAGATGCGAAAGCATGCGGGAAAAATCAAAGTCGATCCCTATGTCGCAGCATAG
- a CDS encoding hypothetical protein (conserved protein of unknown function), translating into MPLASELVQSCTSVFTLSELYSRVRDVVDNPSSSMDELANVLRLDPVLAARLLRTANSPQYGSPKQIDTISCAVNLIGVQAVRDLVAATTIGQTFSGMLPQFMDAARFWRKSLFCALVARRMAPSCGIADSERCFVEGLLRDIGHFVLYQTVPQRAQSALIEAGYLEASLAEVEQSNIGCDFAEVGAELIWSWNMPVHIEQAIRCQLSPKDAGEFSLHASLVHLAGVVADHEELEPSRRPALLPFSPHAITATGFVLTNLPALLTDVRAQLSDTLALVCPQAMAA; encoded by the coding sequence ATGCCATTAGCCAGCGAACTGGTTCAGTCCTGCACCTCGGTCTTCACATTATCGGAGTTGTACTCCCGCGTGCGAGACGTGGTGGACAATCCAAGCTCGTCGATGGATGAGCTCGCCAACGTCCTAAGGCTTGATCCAGTCCTCGCGGCAAGGCTACTCCGTACCGCAAACAGCCCTCAGTATGGGTCCCCGAAGCAAATCGATACTATCTCCTGCGCAGTCAACTTGATTGGTGTCCAGGCGGTGAGGGACCTCGTGGCCGCAACCACGATCGGCCAGACTTTTTCTGGGATGCTGCCTCAATTCATGGATGCGGCGAGATTCTGGCGCAAGAGCCTATTCTGTGCGTTGGTCGCCCGAAGGATGGCACCGTCGTGTGGCATCGCTGACAGCGAGCGCTGTTTTGTCGAAGGGTTATTACGCGACATCGGCCACTTCGTCCTCTATCAGACTGTCCCGCAGCGGGCTCAGTCCGCTCTGATTGAAGCAGGATACCTCGAAGCCTCACTGGCCGAGGTGGAGCAGTCCAACATCGGCTGCGACTTCGCTGAAGTCGGTGCCGAACTGATCTGGTCATGGAACATGCCGGTCCACATCGAGCAGGCTATCCGCTGCCAACTGAGTCCGAAGGATGCCGGAGAATTTTCTCTTCATGCGTCTCTTGTTCATCTGGCCGGTGTCGTCGCCGACCATGAAGAACTTGAGCCAAGCCGACGCCCTGCCCTGTTACCGTTCAGTCCTCATGCGATCACCGCCACAGGGTTTGTCCTCACCAATCTCCCGGCATTACTGACCGATGTCCGCGCCCAGCTGAGCGACACTCTGGCGCTTGTCTGCCCGCAGGCCATGGCGGCGTAG
- a CDS encoding hypothetical protein (conserved protein of unknown function): MDRHIVCLQISAFRIVLARAADSALRDRPVAVAPTHTPRALIREISTEAFREGLQPGMPIALGRLICPGLRVIPPDSSQTHVAHHELQQHISSVAPVWESIRPGSLFLDLTGTTRLFGPPIDTATRISRELACRQGWPSTIGLAGNKLVSQLAATTLAKPPQILSIHPGSEQPFLAPLSTLLLPGLHRANTSRVRQHLEDLNLLTLGAIAAVSLAHLQAILGAPANLLHDWAQGIDCSPVHPPIAQPVIECSIRLDPDEVDDPLVLGRLYRLLEQLCTTLRQQQRICRLISLTTRYSDHLEQTAGEMLPRGTYWEIDLQPVVTRLFYRCFNRRVRLTELRLFVSRLEPPTQQLLLFDETDSVHPPRAHRLSLALDAIRAKFGERALSWGRTLY, translated from the coding sequence ATGGACCGGCATATTGTCTGTCTCCAGATATCTGCTTTTAGAATTGTGCTGGCCCGTGCCGCTGATAGCGCGCTTAGGGACAGACCAGTGGCCGTCGCACCAACACATACGCCACGCGCGTTGATTCGAGAGATTTCCACTGAAGCGTTTCGCGAAGGTCTTCAGCCTGGCATGCCCATAGCTCTTGGACGGCTCATCTGTCCGGGCCTGCGAGTGATCCCTCCGGATTCATCACAGACTCACGTTGCCCATCATGAGTTGCAACAGCACATCTCCTCCGTTGCGCCGGTCTGGGAATCCATCAGACCCGGCTCACTCTTCTTAGACCTCACCGGCACCACTCGACTCTTCGGACCTCCTATCGATACAGCAACTCGCATCAGTCGAGAGTTGGCCTGTCGACAAGGATGGCCCAGCACAATCGGACTGGCGGGCAACAAGCTGGTTTCGCAACTAGCCGCAACAACATTGGCCAAGCCGCCGCAAATCCTCTCAATTCACCCAGGCTCAGAACAGCCGTTTCTCGCTCCATTGTCGACTCTCTTGCTCCCTGGCCTTCACCGGGCCAATACCTCACGAGTCCGGCAACACTTGGAGGATTTGAATCTTCTCACACTCGGGGCGATTGCCGCTGTTTCGTTAGCGCACCTGCAAGCCATCCTTGGTGCGCCCGCCAATTTGCTGCACGATTGGGCCCAAGGAATCGATTGTTCCCCAGTACATCCACCGATCGCACAGCCTGTGATCGAATGTTCCATTCGCTTGGATCCGGATGAAGTCGATGATCCCCTCGTGCTGGGTCGACTGTACCGATTGTTGGAGCAGCTGTGCACCACGCTTCGACAACAACAACGTATCTGCCGACTCATTTCGCTGACGACTCGATACAGCGACCATCTCGAGCAGACAGCAGGAGAAATGCTGCCCCGAGGCACCTACTGGGAGATCGATCTCCAACCTGTAGTGACACGACTGTTTTATCGATGTTTCAACCGACGAGTGCGTCTTACAGAGTTGAGACTTTTCGTCAGCCGACTGGAGCCGCCGACTCAGCAACTTTTACTTTTCGATGAAACCGACTCCGTACATCCTCCTCGCGCGCACCGACTCTCGCTGGCCCTTGATGCAATTCGCGCGAAGTTCGGTGAACGAGCCCTGTCCTGGGGAAGAACCCTGTACTGA
- a CDS encoding Thiopurine S-methyltransferase — MDANFWHNRWQTNQTGWHESTVNPLLIAHFPSLNVPPGSRVFVPLCGKSLDLRWLLSHGYDVAGVELSELAVTQLFADLGVEPIISAVGKLKLFRGEKIDIFVGDLFDLSRKILGPVDAIYDRAALVAIPETMRVRYTKHLKAITALAPQLIIGYEYDQTIMAGPPFSVTADELHRHYRDTYTLTPLARIDVPGGLKGKCPATEHIWRLDTRQG, encoded by the coding sequence ATGGATGCAAATTTTTGGCATAACCGCTGGCAGACGAACCAGACGGGATGGCACGAATCCACCGTCAACCCTCTGCTGATCGCCCATTTCCCTTCTCTGAACGTACCTCCAGGCAGTCGTGTGTTTGTGCCGCTCTGTGGCAAGTCGCTCGATCTTAGGTGGCTCCTGTCTCACGGCTATGATGTCGCCGGGGTGGAACTCAGCGAACTGGCTGTGACGCAGCTGTTTGCCGACCTTGGGGTGGAACCGATTATCTCGGCGGTTGGGAAGCTCAAGCTCTTTCGCGGAGAGAAGATCGACATCTTCGTGGGCGATCTCTTCGACCTATCGCGCAAGATCCTCGGCCCCGTCGATGCGATCTATGACCGGGCCGCATTGGTCGCGATACCGGAGACCATGCGGGTACGGTACACGAAGCATCTCAAGGCCATCACAGCCTTGGCGCCCCAGCTCATCATCGGCTATGAATACGACCAAACCATCATGGCAGGGCCTCCTTTTTCCGTCACCGCCGATGAGCTCCATCGCCATTATCGCGACACCTACACCCTCACACCCCTAGCCCGAATAGACGTCCCTGGTGGGCTCAAGGGCAAGTGCCCGGCAACGGAACATATCTGGCGCTTGGATACACGGCAGGGGTAA
- a CDS encoding 30S ribosomal protein S6, whose protein sequence is MELYESLFIIRPSVSDEETKALIDKMKNVADKTGAQFIKAENLGKKKLAYEVRRERKGTYGYFYFKAPNNTVGELERAYRLEDNIIKFLTIHHEKPLMERHPAEASAQESDGGRV, encoded by the coding sequence ATGGAGCTCTACGAGTCTCTGTTTATTATCCGTCCGTCCGTTTCCGACGAGGAGACGAAAGCCCTCATCGATAAGATGAAAAACGTCGCCGATAAGACCGGCGCCCAATTCATCAAAGCCGAGAATTTAGGGAAGAAGAAGCTCGCCTACGAAGTCCGTCGTGAGCGGAAGGGCACCTACGGCTATTTTTACTTTAAAGCTCCGAACAACACTGTCGGAGAGCTTGAACGAGCCTATCGGTTAGAAGATAACATCATCAAGTTTCTGACGATCCATCACGAGAAACCGTTGATGGAGCGGCATCCAGCGGAAGCCTCAGCACAGGAGTCCGACGGTGGCCGGGTTTAA
- a CDS encoding hypothetical protein (conserved protein of unknown function), giving the protein MIYSALESWAFWTGLATVGFTAMAVILGFFKSADRTRKVSEICALVAALLGCLSWWFSFTVSGMKEEARARFEREHESKMKLAEAEVSKAREGTAAANERARRLEVEAASLWERTTRSEHKIKAAEAQAEEAKKEAAQAGEGTAKALAETAAAKERTIKLEIEAAALRERAARAETELLKIQSRITPRHIPDNKRSRLVEILKLIPKGPIKLTCLLGDEEGRMFATQIRDALREAGWADLHLHVSLFDKSMTGVELRFRDRTKIPEFGMLIAHALDSVGIPLSLGIHPKVAEGEVDIVVGAKPDSP; this is encoded by the coding sequence ATGATCTATTCCGCACTAGAATCGTGGGCATTTTGGACGGGGCTGGCAACCGTGGGCTTTACCGCGATGGCCGTGATCTTGGGCTTCTTTAAGTCCGCAGATCGGACGAGGAAGGTAAGCGAGATTTGTGCTCTTGTGGCCGCACTACTTGGCTGTCTGTCATGGTGGTTCTCCTTCACCGTCAGTGGAATGAAAGAAGAAGCCCGCGCCCGATTCGAGCGCGAACATGAAAGTAAGATGAAACTCGCGGAGGCTGAGGTGAGCAAGGCTCGAGAGGGAACTGCCGCTGCCAACGAGCGTGCGAGGAGGTTAGAGGTTGAAGCTGCAAGTCTTTGGGAGCGAACGACTCGATCAGAACACAAGATTAAAGCCGCAGAAGCGCAAGCCGAGGAGGCAAAAAAAGAAGCAGCACAGGCGGGTGAGGGCACCGCCAAAGCGCTCGCCGAGACTGCAGCCGCCAAAGAACGCACAATCAAACTGGAAATTGAGGCAGCTGCCCTTCGGGAGCGAGCAGCGCGCGCGGAAACAGAACTCCTGAAGATCCAATCGCGAATAACGCCACGGCATATTCCAGATAACAAGCGCTCTCGTCTAGTCGAAATTCTGAAACTAATTCCCAAAGGGCCGATAAAGCTTACGTGTCTCTTGGGGGATGAAGAAGGCCGCATGTTTGCGACACAAATCCGAGATGCTTTGAGGGAGGCTGGATGGGCCGATTTGCATCTCCACGTATCTCTATTCGACAAAAGTATGACTGGCGTAGAACTCAGGTTTAGAGATCGGACTAAGATTCCAGAGTTTGGTATGCTGATCGCCCATGCCCTGGATTCCGTTGGGATTCCCCTAAGCTTGGGTATCCATCCCAAGGTTGCGGAGGGCGAGGTTGATATCGTGGTAGGGGCAAAGCCGGATTCTCCATAA
- a CDS encoding OsmC family protein, translated as MTTQISKTCNGLDLEQMGQTVSALKNNPALAQFQFRARNRWIDGGENRSTIKDFYGAGSEDTSRSEAFVFTNGEPPVLLGHNEGANPVEFLLHALAGCVTTTTVLHAAARGIKLRKLSTELTGNIDLQGLLALDDSVPVGYESIHIRMDIEADCSDEDLAELIAFAQRHSPVCNTVCRPVPVTIERVVVQCAASEAHAA; from the coding sequence ATGACCACGCAAATCAGCAAAACCTGCAACGGACTTGACCTCGAACAGATGGGCCAAACCGTCAGCGCGCTCAAGAACAATCCGGCCCTGGCACAGTTCCAGTTCCGAGCCCGCAATCGGTGGATCGACGGTGGCGAGAACCGCTCGACGATCAAGGACTTCTACGGCGCGGGGTCGGAGGACACGTCGCGCAGCGAGGCCTTCGTCTTTACGAATGGCGAGCCTCCGGTGCTGCTCGGGCACAACGAGGGAGCCAATCCCGTAGAGTTCCTGCTCCACGCGCTGGCCGGCTGCGTCACGACGACGACGGTGCTGCACGCAGCGGCACGCGGTATCAAATTGCGCAAGTTGTCGACCGAGCTCACCGGCAACATTGACTTACAGGGTTTGCTCGCGCTTGACGACAGCGTGCCAGTCGGCTACGAGTCGATCCATATCAGGATGGACATCGAGGCCGATTGCAGCGATGAGGATCTGGCGGAGCTTATCGCGTTCGCCCAGCGACATTCGCCGGTGTGTAACACGGTCTGTCGTCCGGTGCCCGTGACGATCGAGCGCGTCGTTGTCCAGTGTGCCGCATCCGAGGCGCACGCGGCATGA
- a CDS encoding Glyoxalase/bleomycin resistance protein/dioxygenase — MELNQVTLPAIDVAASIRFYRTMGFELIVEEPHYARFRSSVGDATFSVHAVGEIFEPSQTVVYFECQSLDEEVVALQAKGIGFFQEPRDEPWLWREARMRDPSGNTICLYHAGKNRLAPPWRVRR, encoded by the coding sequence GTGGAGTTAAACCAGGTCACGCTGCCCGCAATCGATGTCGCGGCATCGATTCGCTTCTACCGTACGATGGGGTTCGAGCTGATCGTCGAGGAGCCGCATTACGCACGCTTCCGATCGTCCGTCGGAGATGCGACTTTTTCGGTGCATGCCGTTGGGGAAATCTTTGAGCCTTCGCAGACGGTCGTTTATTTCGAATGCCAATCGCTCGATGAGGAAGTCGTCGCGCTACAGGCCAAGGGGATCGGGTTTTTCCAGGAGCCACGTGATGAGCCCTGGCTGTGGCGCGAGGCGCGCATGCGCGATCCCTCCGGCAACACGATCTGCCTCTACCATGCCGGGAAGAACCGGCTTGCCCCGCCATGGCGAGTGAGGCGCTGA
- a CDS encoding hypothetical protein (conserved protein of unknown function), with the protein MKPILQEKMTGCGIASVAAIAGVSYTLAQTAGASLGIFPSDPRLWSDTDHVRRLLAHFGCTTAPTEIPFASWEALPDLATLAIKWRLVRNTPYWHWVVFVRDAHGPVVYDSKQALRSNVRRDFSRIMPKWFIEGRTKNEVGS; encoded by the coding sequence ATGAAACCCATATTACAGGAAAAGATGACCGGTTGCGGAATTGCCAGCGTCGCGGCAATTGCTGGTGTCAGCTACACACTTGCCCAAACGGCCGGCGCGTCACTCGGCATCTTCCCTTCAGATCCTCGTCTGTGGTCTGATACTGATCACGTGCGTCGCCTGCTTGCGCATTTTGGCTGCACAACCGCACCAACTGAAATACCGTTTGCGTCGTGGGAAGCACTGCCGGATCTCGCCACGCTTGCTATCAAATGGCGTCTCGTACGCAACACACCCTATTGGCACTGGGTAGTCTTCGTACGCGACGCGCACGGACCCGTCGTGTATGACTCAAAGCAGGCGCTGCGCAGCAATGTGCGTCGCGACTTCAGCCGCATCATGCCCAAATGGTTCATCGAAGGCAGAACGAAAAACGAGGTCGGCTCTTGA
- a CDS encoding Helix-turn-helix domain-containing protein AraC type: MAVTQKSGQTQMDVLIVAVPETAGSALYGMVDVLKAAGSVWETLTRQGEGKSLFTVRIAAPIKKAFVCGHGIPVRPDCVIADEPEAQIVILPELWLGPDEDIRDRYPTLMDWLRRAYKQGAFLYSACSGAVMLAATGLLDGCSATSHWAYQDLFRKRYPNVQFHPEPNLVIADPEGRIVTAGGTTSWHDLAIHIIARHANPGEALRIAKVYLLKWHGEGQLPYAPLSRVSPHADSVVRECQRQLDRRYRESNVIQDIVGKARIPERTLKRRFKAATGITFIEYVQNLRIEEAKRLLETTGMNTEEIGPAVGYEDHSFFHRLFKRLTGLTPAGYRRMFQPILNAGGTV, encoded by the coding sequence ATGGCTGTCACCCAGAAATCAGGACAAACCCAGATGGACGTGCTCATCGTCGCTGTTCCGGAGACCGCTGGCTCCGCGCTATACGGCATGGTGGACGTGCTCAAGGCTGCGGGCAGTGTGTGGGAAACGCTCACTCGGCAGGGCGAAGGCAAGTCCCTGTTCACCGTACGCATCGCTGCGCCAATAAAGAAGGCTTTTGTTTGCGGCCACGGCATCCCTGTCAGGCCCGACTGCGTCATAGCCGATGAGCCGGAGGCGCAGATTGTCATCCTGCCTGAGCTCTGGCTCGGGCCAGACGAGGACATCCGCGACCGCTATCCGACTCTGATGGACTGGTTACGCAGGGCCTACAAACAGGGTGCTTTTCTATACTCCGCCTGCTCTGGTGCGGTGATGCTCGCGGCTACTGGTCTGCTTGACGGCTGTTCTGCGACCTCACACTGGGCCTATCAGGATCTGTTCCGTAAGCGCTACCCCAATGTACAGTTTCACCCCGAACCAAACCTCGTCATTGCTGACCCCGAGGGTCGCATCGTGACCGCTGGCGGCACCACCTCTTGGCACGACCTCGCGATCCACATCATCGCACGCCACGCTAATCCCGGTGAAGCGCTGCGCATCGCCAAGGTGTATCTACTCAAATGGCACGGCGAGGGCCAATTGCCATATGCACCGCTTTCACGCGTCTCGCCGCATGCCGACTCCGTAGTTCGCGAATGCCAGCGACAACTTGATCGACGTTATCGGGAGTCGAATGTGATCCAAGACATCGTCGGAAAAGCACGGATTCCTGAACGCACGCTGAAGCGCCGCTTCAAGGCTGCCACCGGCATCACCTTTATCGAGTACGTGCAAAACCTCCGCATCGAAGAAGCCAAGCGCCTACTCGAAACCACTGGCATGAACACCGAGGAGATCGGACCAGCGGTCGGTTACGAGGACCACTCGTTTTTCCACCGCCTCTTCAAGCGCCTGACCGGACTCACGCCCGCTGGATACCGGCGCATGTTCCAGCCCATACTCAATGCGGGAGGCACCGTATGA
- a CDS encoding DNA-directed DNA polymerase, whose product MTPFVHLHVHSDYSPMRGVSPLEELCTVAQRHGSLAIAVTDTNGLYGAIRFVEQAKRQGLRPILGAELTTNDHRAVLLAKTPDGYANLSRLLSERHCNPAFDFLTSVSRYRSGIIIFTDDKAALMRWAEESRHDLYVELTPGPAMQEALFFSRRAKLPPVATNRVYFSGPDGFPTHRLLRAIALNTTLSRLPKEACCTARQWLMPPALMASQFPHVPEAMANTLRIAEACHSDWRFGETIFPAFRRLTDDDAFTTLQEKTYAGARQRYSVVSKAVCDRIEKELAIIRDKCFAHYFLVVEEIVRQAPRTCGRGSVAASIVSYCLNITHVDPIKHNLFFERFLNPGRKDPPDIDIDFPWDERDDILKWVFTQYGERQAAMVANQNSLGFRAAIREVAKVYGMPAEEIGTMSSRIVRQKDILNFPTPPTIEQWLCRLSQAFNLKAPWPEILAQALRAQNHFRHLSMHCGGVVIVPDEIRRYVPVEYTAKRLPVIQWEKDQTEDAGLVKIDILGNRSLAVIRDALTAIAEHTGQPIDFATWNPLEDGATQEAIRCGDTIGCFYIESPATRLLLKKLWTGMPPHRRAVADVFEYLVMVSSLVRPATNAFVEEFIRRTHEGSCASWHPKLNGVLDETHGIMTYQEDVTKVAMALADFSVEDADQLRKVISKKHKQRQLRDYYHQFCRGAEKNHASPETIDRIWKMIMSFAGYSFCKPHSASYAQVSFKSAYLRIHYPAEFMAAVISNQGGFYSTFAYVSEARRMGLAILLPDVNESDWAYRGEGERLRIGLMQVKTIPKDLGEKIVTERTQNGPYRSFQDFLQRAKPEPAQARALVRAGCCDSIAGELTRPALLWRLYAGSDFPSDPLPVPDDYSAAQKRAHEIESFGFLASHHPLILYRKQIERLRPVPASQMHRFVGQRITMVGVLITEKATETKYGQAMEFITLQDVTTLYDATLFPEVYRRCCHLLSPNRPYVVHGLVEESFGVATLTVQDLQLLESPSRPVMD is encoded by the coding sequence ATGACACCCTTCGTGCATCTCCATGTTCACTCCGATTATTCACCGATGCGTGGAGTGTCGCCACTGGAAGAGCTCTGCACCGTAGCGCAACGGCACGGCTCACTGGCCATAGCCGTAACCGACACGAACGGCTTGTATGGAGCGATCCGATTTGTCGAGCAGGCCAAACGACAGGGTCTCCGGCCGATTCTCGGCGCCGAACTGACGACCAACGACCATCGCGCAGTCTTGCTGGCCAAAACGCCGGATGGTTATGCCAATCTCTCTCGCCTCCTGTCGGAACGCCATTGCAATCCCGCGTTCGACTTTCTCACGTCCGTTTCACGCTACCGTAGCGGCATAATCATTTTTACGGACGATAAAGCCGCACTCATGCGGTGGGCAGAAGAATCACGGCACGATCTCTACGTCGAACTGACTCCAGGACCGGCCATGCAGGAGGCACTATTTTTCAGTCGCCGGGCCAAACTCCCGCCTGTCGCCACCAATCGCGTGTACTTTTCTGGTCCAGATGGCTTTCCCACACATCGTCTATTGCGTGCGATCGCCCTCAACACAACGCTGTCACGTCTACCGAAAGAAGCCTGTTGCACTGCGAGGCAATGGCTGATGCCGCCCGCACTCATGGCGTCTCAGTTTCCTCATGTCCCTGAGGCAATGGCGAACACCCTTCGCATTGCAGAGGCCTGTCACAGCGACTGGCGTTTCGGCGAAACGATCTTTCCAGCCTTCCGCCGACTGACCGATGACGATGCATTCACCACACTTCAAGAGAAGACCTACGCTGGCGCGCGTCAACGCTACTCCGTTGTCTCAAAAGCAGTTTGTGACCGGATCGAAAAAGAGCTGGCTATCATTCGAGACAAATGCTTCGCTCACTATTTCCTTGTCGTGGAGGAAATCGTCCGTCAGGCACCTCGCACCTGCGGCCGCGGGTCGGTCGCCGCCTCCATTGTGTCCTATTGTCTCAACATCACCCACGTCGATCCGATAAAACACAATCTCTTCTTCGAACGGTTTCTCAATCCCGGAAGGAAAGACCCGCCGGACATCGACATCGACTTTCCCTGGGACGAGCGCGATGACATTTTGAAATGGGTGTTTACACAATATGGCGAACGTCAGGCCGCCATGGTGGCAAACCAAAACAGTCTCGGTTTCCGAGCCGCCATCCGCGAAGTCGCGAAGGTGTACGGCATGCCGGCCGAAGAGATCGGCACGATGTCGTCGCGTATCGTACGGCAGAAGGACATCCTGAATTTTCCTACTCCGCCGACTATCGAGCAATGGCTCTGTCGACTCTCCCAGGCATTCAACCTGAAAGCACCTTGGCCCGAGATCCTCGCTCAGGCGTTACGGGCGCAGAATCATTTTCGTCACCTTTCCATGCATTGCGGCGGGGTCGTCATCGTACCGGACGAGATCCGGCGCTATGTGCCGGTGGAATACACGGCCAAACGCTTACCGGTCATCCAATGGGAAAAGGACCAGACGGAAGATGCAGGGCTTGTCAAAATCGATATCTTGGGCAACCGGTCACTGGCTGTAATCCGGGATGCCCTCACGGCCATTGCCGAACATACGGGTCAACCAATCGACTTCGCCACATGGAATCCATTGGAAGATGGCGCCACCCAAGAAGCTATCCGATGCGGTGATACGATCGGCTGCTTCTACATCGAGTCGCCCGCCACACGCCTCTTGCTGAAAAAACTATGGACCGGCATGCCGCCGCACCGCCGCGCAGTCGCCGATGTCTTCGAGTATCTGGTGATGGTTTCGTCTCTGGTCAGACCTGCTACGAATGCCTTCGTCGAAGAGTTTATCCGCCGAACGCATGAAGGTTCCTGCGCCTCCTGGCATCCCAAGCTGAACGGAGTGCTCGACGAAACACATGGCATTATGACCTATCAGGAAGACGTGACGAAAGTGGCCATGGCGCTGGCCGATTTCTCCGTCGAAGATGCGGATCAGCTGCGTAAGGTCATCAGCAAGAAACACAAACAGCGACAACTGCGAGACTATTATCACCAGTTTTGTCGAGGAGCGGAAAAGAACCACGCCTCGCCGGAGACGATCGACAGAATCTGGAAGATGATCATGAGTTTTGCTGGTTACAGTTTTTGCAAACCCCATTCGGCGAGCTACGCACAAGTGTCGTTCAAATCCGCGTATCTCCGCATCCACTATCCAGCAGAATTCATGGCCGCGGTCATCAGCAACCAAGGCGGGTTTTATTCAACCTTCGCCTATGTTTCGGAAGCTCGCCGCATGGGACTGGCGATTCTGTTACCTGACGTCAACGAAAGCGACTGGGCCTACCGTGGTGAAGGTGAACGGCTGCGGATAGGCTTGATGCAGGTGAAAACCATCCCCAAAGACCTCGGTGAGAAGATTGTCACCGAGCGCACTCAGAATGGTCCGTATCGATCATTTCAGGACTTTCTCCAGCGTGCGAAGCCAGAGCCGGCTCAGGCTAGAGCCTTGGTCCGGGCCGGCTGCTGTGATTCCATCGCCGGCGAGCTGACGAGACCAGCCTTGCTATGGCGGCTCTACGCGGGAAGCGATTTTCCTTCCGACCCTTTACCGGTGCCGGATGACTACTCCGCTGCTCAGAAGCGAGCCCATGAAATCGAATCATTTGGCTTTCTCGCCAGCCACCATCCCCTGATCCTCTACCGCAAACAGATCGAGCGGCTACGACCGGTACCAGCCTCCCAGATGCATCGGTTCGTGGGCCAGCGCATCACCATGGTCGGTGTGCTGATCACCGAGAAGGCGACTGAGACCAAGTATGGCCAGGCCATGGAATTTATCACCCTGCAAGACGTCACAACCCTCTACGATGCCACGCTGTTTCCTGAGGTCTATCGCCGTTGCTGCCATCTGCTTTCACCCAACCGACCATACGTCGTCCATGGACTGGTGGAAGAAAGCTTTGGTGTCGCAACGCTAACCGTACAGGATCTTCAGCTGCTGGAATCACCGAGCAGGCCGGTGATGGACTAG
- a CDS encoding Plasmid maintenance system killer, producing MIIRSVRHQGLKRLIEANQTRGLRPDLVNRVRNILTALAVAEDMKMFRASAPPGWRVHRLSGDRKGIWSISTSGNWRITFEEEDGYVGDLNLEDYH from the coding sequence ATGATTATCCGATCTGTGCGCCACCAGGGATTGAAAAGACTGATCGAAGCCAATCAGACCAGGGGACTACGGCCCGATCTGGTGAACCGGGTCCGCAATATTCTGACAGCACTGGCTGTCGCCGAGGATATGAAGATGTTTCGGGCCTCCGCCCCTCCAGGCTGGCGAGTCCATCGACTCTCAGGAGATCGCAAGGGGATATGGAGTATCTCCACATCAGGAAATTGGCGGATCACCTTTGAGGAAGAAGACGGGTATGTGGGTGACTTAAATTTGGAGGACTATCACTAA
- a CDS encoding Single-stranded DNA-binding protein, producing MAGFNKVILMGNLTRNPELRYTPSGTPVASFGLAVSRRFKQGDDLKEEVCFVDIVVFGRQAEHCGQYLSKGNGAIVEGRLQQRRWETEDGQKRSKHEVVAQTVTFMPKRQDGGASAEPPIHDDPGYEMGEDG from the coding sequence GTGGCCGGGTTTAACAAGGTCATCCTGATGGGGAATCTCACCAGGAATCCTGAGCTTCGGTACACACCGAGCGGGACACCGGTGGCAAGTTTCGGTCTGGCGGTGAGCCGTCGGTTTAAGCAGGGTGACGATCTGAAGGAAGAGGTCTGTTTTGTCGATATCGTCGTGTTCGGCAGGCAGGCGGAACATTGCGGACAGTATCTGAGCAAAGGCAACGGGGCGATCGTCGAAGGTCGGTTGCAGCAGCGTCGATGGGAAACCGAAGACGGCCAAAAACGTAGTAAGCACGAAGTGGTCGCGCAGACGGTCACGTTCATGCCGAAGCGCCAGGACGGGGGTGCCAGTGCCGAACCTCCGATACACGACGACCCCGGGTATGAAATGGGTGAAGACGGTTAA